A stretch of the Acanthochromis polyacanthus isolate Apoly-LR-REF ecotype Palm Island chromosome 22, KAUST_Apoly_ChrSc, whole genome shotgun sequence genome encodes the following:
- the rpl31 gene encoding 60S ribosomal protein L31, which produces MAPTKKGEKKKGRSAINEVVTREYTINVHKRIHGVGFKKRAPRAIKEIRKFAVKEMGTPDVRIDTRLNKAVWSKGIRNVPYRIRVRLSRKRNEDEDSPNKLYTLVTYVPVTTCKGLQTVNVDEN; this is translated from the exons atggCCCCCACtaagaaaggagagaaaaagaaggggCGTTCAGCCATCAACGAGGTGGTGACCAGAGAGTACACCATCAATGTCCACAAGCGCATCCACGGAGT GGGCTTCAAGAAGAGGGCCCCCCGCGCCATCAAGGAGATCCGCAAGTTTGCCGTGAAGGAGATGGGAACCCCTGATGTCCGCATCGACACCCGCCTCAACAAGGCCGTGTGGAGCAAGGGTATCAG GAACGTGCCGTACAGGATACGCGTACGTCTGTCCAGGAAGCGTAACGAGGACGAGGACTCCCCCAACAAACTGTACACCCTGGTCACATACGTTCCTGTCACCACATGCAAAg GTCTGCAGACAGTCAATGTTGATGAGAACTAA